A window of Sorex araneus isolate mSorAra2 chromosome 3, mSorAra2.pri, whole genome shotgun sequence genomic DNA:
ctgttcatcgctgggtgtgacccaaaaaccaaaaaaaaaaaaaaaagattcagagacTTCATAGACTCTTCATCACACAGGATGTATCCATTTCATAGGGAGTCTGGATTGTGCTGAAGCCATTAGTGGAGTACATAAGTCTGCACCACTATCCAAGTATTTCCAAGCCAGCAAATCAGAAACTCCCTCACAACTACTCAGTTTCTCACATGGGCCATCTGCACTACACCCTGGTCTGGTCTTCATTTATCCGGAAGGCACTCTGATTGCTTATAACCTCTCCCTGGCTGATTCTGTCAGAAAGTTCATCTGTTGGTGATTTTTAGTTCCCGCTTTTGATTTAAAGTAAAGGGAGCAGAGGGCTTATATAGTGGGAAGGGTTCCTGCACCGGGTGCCCAACTAGCTTCAGCCCGCAGCACCATATTTGGTTCTCTGAGCGCcactagtgatccctgaacacagagccacgagcaagtcctgaacaccactcgGTGtgcctcttccagggaaacacacacatacacacacacacacacacacaccaaggaaACCAGCTCTGGCCACTGTGCCCCATGATTGTTCTTTCTTAGTCACCAAAGAGAACACTTATTTCGCACTTATTTTAGCTCTTATCTTTAATCTTGTCAGCCCCCTCTTAAAAAGTCACCCTTTTGCAAAGAAAACAGTCTTGTCTTCCTGAGAGGATAGCGCCCACCTTGAATATACAATACCATTTGCTTCCAATTTGCTCCCCCGCCTATGTTCCAATCCTAAGGcccttcattttaatttatactgAACTCAGTAAATACCTCCCTTTTTTGGTTCAaaaaaagtcagaagaaaaattttgttgtggccagagacatagtacaatgggtagggcactagccttgcacatggcccagccagattccatccccagcaactgatacggtcccctaagcagaCAGGAGTGAtacttaagcactgctgggtgtgacccaaacaaaaaagagagaccaaaaaaaaaaaagttgttattgAATTCAACAGGATATAGCCTCGAGCTCAGTTAACACTGGATTCCTGCAAGCAGATTTCACTCAGTCACAACAATACACCACTCTGAAAACCCAGTGAGCCATAGGTTTCAATTGTGTATTTAACTGCCTAAACACACTTGTTCAGAGAAGTAGTTGTTACAAATGTTAGCATTAGTTTAGATATTGAGATATTctctttatattaaaaaagaacatgGACAAATGAGTTCATATTCTGGTTACTAACTGGAATGTCTTTGTGCTAAGCTTCAACAGTCTTAACTGTAAAACAGCAATAATGCTATCCATCTGACAGATATTTTAACACATAGCAGTCTTCCCCTTTGATATCTGCTGCCAAAATACATTCATTAAGGAATGGCAGTTTTATATAGTAATAGATgctattacaatttttaaatcttCCCACAATCATTCCATTTCTACTATTATCTAAAAAAAGGTTTCATCACCATGTAAGTTTTGCCTGAGTTTTCACTATCTCCCTATATCTTACTCTCTCCTCTATATCTCCCTAATGCAAGGATTGATCCTGAAAAACATTTTGTGCCATCgttaaaaaaaacttgtttttgggccacacccagtggtattcagagcttactctctcattctgtgctcagagatcactcaagggttctggggacagagaggagggaaggaaccATACTGCAGTACCAGAGATCGAATTCCGaatggctgtatgcaagacaagtaccgtAACCTGGTCCAAATTCTCTGGTCCTCATTCCTAAAAACTAATGCTCTTCTAGTATCATCCCTGGTTTTCTCAGAGCCATTATAAAGGATTTGGGGAATAGGATCTTTGGACCTTTGGCATTCCCATCCAAAGGTCAGTTCCCAGAATGCAATGAAGGTAAGAATCCAGGAGCACCCCACCTTCATTCCCATACTTTTTCTACAGggcacagaaacagaaaacaggTCTTGATTCTACATGAGTTACATATGTCCTTTCCTATAGCTCTGTAAGGTCATCATTGAAGTAGAGCAATATTGCAGGTGTGTAGAGTGCACCATCCATTCTGAGATAGTCAAATTCTTCCTCTTCATCTCGAATCCCATTTTCTTCCAGGGTATAATCCATGTTCAAGTTCTTCCCCTCATATTTCCATGTATAGCTGGCAGCATGTGCATTATAGGGGAGATAGCGATGCAGAATTTCCCACAGTGACTCCAGAGATCCCACCTGGAGAACAAGGAAGTCCCACCTGATGGAAAGCCCTAGCACCCCATCCCAGATTTCtagaacaaacacacacacacaagcccgcacacatgtgcacatatacacatacacacacacatgcacacacgcttcTGAGCTTCAAACACtccacagacacatatgcacttCTGAGTTTCAgacattatacacacacacacacacacatgcacacacactttcgAACTTCTGACACTCCACAGGCTCAGAAAATAAGCTGGAGCTCTAGCAAGAAGTAAATGGCCCCAAAGTGTTGCCTGTTTTTAAGGCAGCCACTTCtaacagatgtggcccaaaagggtTAAAGCAACCGTCCCAAACTCATCCCCACAGTAAATACAGCATGGAAGAGGTTATAAGAATCACCAATACTAAGATGCAATGAATAGCCCTGTACTTTAGGAAGGAGCTGTGTACTTTGGTTAGCACCACACAGTTTCCCCTAAAGTAGAGAACATAGAACTGCCACCAGTTAAGGAAATCAAACGGCCTGAAAATCTGCCGGGGGGACCTGGGGGTGCAGGAATTTCAGTTCCCTCCAACCTGCGCCTCAGGCACCAGTTTCTTACCTCCAGTGAATGTTCCTGCGATGTGAGCGTGTTAATGATGCGAATGTTACGGGTCTTGGATGACAGCAGCCCCACCTCATATTTTGCGCCCTGCCACCAGGGCGTTCCGAAATCATTGGCCCAGTCCGAACGGGGTAGCTGAGGTGGGATGTGCAGAAACAGGCCCCGCGGGGTGCGGTATCTCAGGGTGCCGGTCAGAGGATCTATGTGTTTGCGAATCTTTAAAGCAGAGTTTGGGGCAGAAGAGTCTGAGCAGACACGACCTTAGGTCTAGCCAGCTCCGGCTTTTCCTCCCATCCCAGCTCCCCCAACCCCAGGTTCCGAGAAAACTCACGTCTCTGGTCTTTGGATCAAACCAGTGGCTAATGTCCTGTCCCGCAACTTCCACAATGGGTTTCAGGAGCAAATCTCCTGAGAAGGAGCAGCCGCAGTTGGTGCTGgtaacccccaaaccaaccagTCCTACATCGATACTCCACACCTCAACCCTAGCCCAAAGTGTGTCCCTTACCCTTGTACTTCTGTACCAATGGCGTTAGGTTGTACACGGATCCCAGGTAGGAGACCCAGAGGTCTTCCGGTACATTGTGTTGGGCGACTTCAGATGGCGTGAAATATCGACGCTGGAAATCCTTGAAATCTGGTCCTTGCACTAGGCCGCGGTGCGGCATGTCTCTTGCTCTGTACTTCTGGCTTCCTCGCTTAGCTTCTTAGCGCCCCTTCACGCACTTAGTAAGACATCCTCCCTGTTTTTCTGGAGCTAAGGGGAGCGCGTTTATCCGCTCACATGGAAACCATTGTCCCCTTACAGCCACCGTCCATTAATACCACCTACTGTGTGGGTGAGGAGGAGCCAGGACTGTGCGTGCTCACGGGAAACGTAGTTCGAAACAGCCGCTCAGGTCATTTGAGTTACgctgttttaaataatttaggcTACACGGGGTATTTAGAGTAGCTGCGGAGGTATAAATGCAATGTATTTCAAAATACATTATGAAAAATGTATTCTCGCTAAATCCCAGGTTCCCTGCGGGATTTGTAAAACACTATAGATAAAATTTCTCGCGATATCTTAAGCCATCAGGCGTGCTAGGCGTCAGTGAAACAAGTCCTGGAGAAGAAACTCGCGATATCTCTAGTTGCCGAGAGGATTAGAAGGGGAAGTGATCTCGCGAAGAGGAGTCGAAGCGCTCGCGAGATCTCAGACCACTGGATCCGAAAGGTTCTTAAATCGAAGGGCCCGGAGGAGGCCCGGGACAAATGGCCGGAGCTGGACCAGCAATGCTTCTACGAGAAGAGAATGGCTGTTGCAGCCGGCGTCAAAGCACCTCCAGCGCCGGGGTTAGCGCGGGCTTGGTTCTGGGTCTTTGAGGGTTTCAGGGAGAAAGATGGGGGGTTGGAATGGGAACTGCAGCTCCCGGCAGCCTCTTGGCTCCGTGAGAGCACCCCGCGGGCTGTCGGGAGCGGTGGTTCGGCGGGAGGGCGGACGGCGAGCGGGGGCGGCGCGGTCTGAGGGCGTGTCCCGCCCCGCGCAGGACTCTGAAGGGGAACGCGAAGATTCTTCGGCTGCGCGTGCCCGGCAGCAGCTGGAAGCACTGCTCAACAAGACCATGCGCATTCGCATGACAGATGGACGGACGCTAGTCGGCTGTTTCCTCTGCACAGACCGCGACTGCAATGTTATACTGGGCTCGGCTCAGGAGTTCCTCAAGCCGTCGGGTCAGTGGCCGGGGAAAGCGCACTCGCCGGAGAGGGCCGGACGAGCCTCATGCTTGGCGTTTCCCCTTGAATGGCTGATTGCCCCCTCTTATTTTCTGGGGCTAGAAGTCGTGGTTCAGAATGGGCGGGACCGACGCTGGCCAGCCTTCTGATGCTCTGACCCTTCTTTCTAGATTCCTTCTCTGCTGGGGAACCCCGTGTCCTGGGCCTGGCCATGGTACCCGGCCACCACATCGTTTCCATTGAAGTGCAGAGGGAGAACCTGGCAGGGCCTCCTTATCTCTGATCAAGATCACACCATCCTGACTTCATTAAAACTGTAACCGAAGAGCCCTGTGTCCGTGTAATTGGGATAACTGGACAGGGATTTCTCACCCCACCCCTACAGGAGAGGGTTTCTGAGGTCAGGAGTATTTTCAACCCTCTATTCCCAGCCTGGACATCCAGGGGTGCCAAAGGTTCCCTCAGGCTCTAGGGTGGGAATGGGGCCAGGCTGAGCTGTGGGCCCCTGGGTGGAAccctccatcttccctcccttgCTAAGGCAGGAGGGGGTGTCATCCTGCTCCGGAAGGTCCATTGTTTTCCTCCCCGGCCTGGCAATGCTGAGTTCCTCTAAGCTGGGGTCAGAGAACGGGCTTGGGTCCCCAAGGGGAGATAGGCAGTAGAGGCCAGGCTCCACCACTCGGATGGGGAGGTGAGTTTGGGGTCAGGGACAGAGCTCTGGGGTCTGGTCAGGAAGAACGGGCAACTGCGATAAGGGAAGGCCAGGAGGCCCAAGGATACTGTCATCTTTATATTtgagtcctccccccacccccatgtttcCTGCTCCAAGCTTGGAGCAGAGCTAAATAGTATTGGTGTGGGGGCCCCCTCTATTCACAGAATCCTAGGAGCACATTCAGTTCCTTCATCCTTTATTGATGTATGACCACTCCTTCCCCTCCAACCTCGCTCCCCAGCCTGTAAATATTAGCTGCACTAAAAAGAAAGAGGTTGGTTGTTCTATTCACAAGATGGGGTGTGGGAGGTTATGTACTTGCAGGGTCCAGCCCAGATGTTCAGGATTCAGGTATGGGTAATGAGAGTAGAAGTGGTTTTTCCAGAATTTTCACCTGCAGTGGATCCACAGATGCTGCTCTTCCCCAAAGAGGAAGGACTTGGCTGAGGGGTGTGAGAAGGGCGAACAGGGAGacatccccaacccccaccccggctTCAAGTTTTTGGGCTGCCTGGGAAAAGAGGACAGTCAACATGGTTCTTGGCTTGGGATCGTCAGACCCAGACCTTTCCTGATGTGGGAATGGCCTGGGATCCTGGTGAGGGCCGGGTTTGCCGTGGCTGTGGGGTACGCCGGCGCCGATAGAGGGCTCGGCTGTAGGGCACGAGGCAATCTGCCAGGCGAAGGCGTAGACACAGGCGACGGTAGCTGGCCAGGGCAAGCACGAGCAGCGGCACAAGGAGCAGGAATCCAGTGACCAGCAGGGCCGTGAAGCCCGGGTCCCGCAGGTGTGCGGTACAAGGGGGTGCTTGGGAGCGCAGAAACTGTGGAAGAAGAGGAGGCACAGAGGAGATGATATGTCAGGCCCCAACTGACAAGACCACGCTGGGAAGTTGATCACAACTTCACAGAGCCCCCTGCAACCGCACTCTCACCCGCACTCACATGCACCCCGGGGAACAGGCTCACCTGGGAGTGGCAGAGGAAGCCGAAGCCTAGCATGGTGACAGCGGGTAGCAGGATGGTCCCCAGTACCAGCGCCAGCAGGAGAAGATTGAAAGCAGCCACCAGCAGATTTTGGGCTGTGACCAGCACAGCACAGGCCCAGCAGTCCAGTGGGTCCCGAGGCTCTGGGCCCGCAGGAACCGGTCTCGGCACCCCAGGGACATCCGCCATGGCCCGCCTAGCTCGCCCCTGTGCTTGGACCACGGCCTTATAGCCCTTTTTCCTGCTCCTCCCCTGGCccggcctctccccaccccctttatcCTGGAATGTGCCTCCAGGATTAGGCACTCCCGTTTGGAGAAGCAGGACCAGAGCTCTGGACATTCCAAAGGCGCCCCTGGGGAGGGGCTCCCCTTCAGCGGGGTCTGCGCAGTTAGAGCCTCTCCATCAATCACCgtctcccctcctcccagcagcACGTTAGggaaacaggatttttttttttctgactttattttcaataatattctCACACAAAAATCACCGAAAATAGGGGTAGGGTTGGGAAGACCCCTCTGCCCTggagcagagagacagtgcagtgcgAGGGGGCGGGACTataaccccccccaccccccatccctcccgCAGCCCCAGcatggaggagaaaaaaaatgacaaaccaaaaataaagcccCAGAGAAATTTCTCCCTGCGTGTCCCTGCCCCTGGGCTGTTTCACGCTTAAAAAGGAGGACCGACGGGA
This region includes:
- the TMEM88 gene encoding transmembrane protein 88 — translated: MSRALVLLLQTGVPNPGGTFQDKGGGERPGQGRSRKKGYKAVVQAQGRARRAMADVPGVPRPVPAGPEPRDPLDCWACAVLVTAQNLLVAAFNLLLLALVLGTILLPAVTMLGFGFLCHSQFLRSQAPPCTAHLRDPGFTALLVTGFLLLVPLLVLALASYRRLCLRLRLADCLVPYSRALYRRRRTPQPRQTRPSPGSQAIPTSGKVWV
- the LOC101556518 gene encoding cytochrome b5 domain-containing protein 1, with the protein product MPHRGLVQGPDFKDFQRRYFTPSEVAQHNVPEDLWVSYLGSVYNLTPLVQKYKGDLLLKPIVEVAGQDISHWFDPKTRDIRKHIDPLTGTLRYRTPRGLFLHIPPQLPRSDWANDFGTPWWQGAKYEVGLLSSKTRNIRIINTLTSQEHSLEVGSLESLWEILHRYLPYNAHAASYTWKYEGKNLNMDYTLEENGIRDEEEEFDYLRMDGALYTPAILLYFNDDLTEL
- the NAA38 gene encoding N-alpha-acetyltransferase 38, NatC auxiliary subunit; the encoded protein is MAGAGPAMLLREENGCCSRRQSTSSAGDSEGEREDSSAARARQQLEALLNKTMRIRMTDGRTLVGCFLCTDRDCNVILGSAQEFLKPSDSFSAGEPRVLGLAMVPGHHIVSIEVQRENLAGPPYL